A segment of the Leptospiraceae bacterium genome:
GGATAAAGTCTTTTTATAATTTGTTCTTTGTATTTATTCTTAGAAAGCAAAATTTTCATAACCGAAATTTGTTCCTTTTCAGTCGTAATCCTTAATAAAGAATCGTAAGCAACTTCAAGTAAATTATCGTCCTGGATATGAAATTTAAAGGCGAGGTTTGCCATTTGTATAGCTCTATCGTAATCATTAATTCTAAAATAATATTCAGCATATTCTTTATAAGAATTATAAAACTTATTACGATAAACAAGAGCTTCATCATGTAAACTCCCGCTAGAATAACTCAATAAATTTGAAATAATATCAGCTATGTCTTCATTGGTTTCCAAACCCTTTAGCCTAGTTTCAATATGTATTTTCTCCCAGCTCTGTCCTCTGGATTCATTTTCTTTTTCGATTTTCAAAGAGGGAATCGAATCTTTTGGAAAATAAATTCGAAATAGCGGGTATTCTATAGACTCAAAATCAATCAGTCGATTTGTTAAGTGACGAGAGTTTTTATCCTGAAAAATTATAAACGGATAACCATTTTTATTCAAATGGTATAAATAAGTAAGTGTTATTTCTAAATTATCCCCTAAACCAAGCACAATGGTTTTATTTTTGAAAGTATTTTTTTTAGGTAAAGTCTCTTCACTTATAAACGGTAAATTGCTATTGAAATAAACAAATTTTTCTTGATTTAATCCTATCGATGTAAGTAAAAAAGGAATTGGTTTTAAATTCTCAGCTTTCACAAAATTCATTTTATAATCATATGGCAGCGGAGAAAAGAAATAAGCCGCTAATACAAAACTAAATAGAATCGTTAAAGACTTGTTTACTAATTTTACAGACTTAACAATAATTAAAGGCATCCAAACTAAAAGAATAAAAATAAAAACAAATAAATATCTGAACTCATATCTAAGATAATAAATATTCAAATAATAAATTAGTAAATAAAGTATTAATCCACCTACAAAAGAAAGTGAAACTATTTGTACTTTGTATTTTTCGGGTCTATAAATTGCGATACAAGCCATATCCATAAATAAAAGTATACCGCTTGCTAGTTCAAATCTCGAACCATGCAAAGTTAAAATGAGGCTAACAATAATTATTACTCTTCCTACTAAATATTTCCACTTGATTTTGTTAATTAAAAATCTAAAGTGAAATACAATATTGAATAATAATAAACCTAAACCAGCACCCAAAATAAAATAATCTGGAACTGTCATTTTTGTATAATACATGATACTATGGCATACAAATAAACTAAGTGATGAATAAAAAAAGATATCATTAATGGAATACGTTTTTTGAACCTGTACTTGGCTAAAATTGTGTGACTTTGAAATAATTGAAAATAAAATTAATTCGAGTGTTATTACAAAAACCAAGGGCATCAAATAGTTTTCAGATTTGATCTGAACGGTAGGATTAAAATAAGTATAAACAATAAAACTAGTCCCACCAGTCAAGAATGCCCAAAGCCTAAAGCTCTTTAGTTTTGCCGCAAGCATCCCGGTTACAAATGAATTCAAACTTGCAAAAAATAAAAATATATCTGTATAAAAAATATAATCTACCTGCAAAAGACCAGACGAATATCCATTCAGAGTTATCATTTCCATGATCAGAAGGAAAATAACTGTAAATTCTAAATAAAGCCCTTTCAGTCCAGATAAGACTCTTTTTAAAATAAATCCAACAATAAAGACAATACCCAAAACTAACTTTGCGGCTTGAAAGAATACATCTTCGTTTTCGATGAGTTTTATTTCTTGGTAAGCATTTTTAAAAAAAAGGGAACCTAAAAAGCCAAGTGAAAGGCAGAGAATTATATTGGGAAGAATTCTAAATCCGAAAGAATTTGCAAAAAACCGATTGCTACTTTTGTTCATGGCTGATACTGCTAGTCTTCCATTTTAACCCTTTTTTGGAAATAAAAAAAGGAAATAAAAACGGAAAATGAGATGTTTCTATCCAGCCTATTTTAGGCTTGAGTAATTCCCTAGATGCGAAAATTTGGAAATAGAATCTGAAAATAGCAAATATCAAAATTTTTAAATGAGAGTTCAAATATGCCAACATATGATTATAAATGTAAGACCTGTGACAAAGTGTTTGAACACTTTCAAGCAATTAAAGATGACCCTTTAAAAGAATGCCTTTGTGGTGATAACGGGGAAGTTACTCGAATGATTTCAGGAGGTACTGGAATTATATTTAAAGGTAGTGGATTTTATGTAACAGATTATAAAAAAACTACTTCTGGAGATAGTTCTCCTTCTAAAAGTACCACTCCCACTCCTACGGCGAATACAACTCCGCCGGCGGCAACACCGGCACCATCTTCTGATAAATAATTTTGGGAAGAATAGCAATAATAGCAGGGGCTGGTGATCTCCCGCATATCGCAATGCGGGAGGCTTTAGCACAAGGGGAAGATCCTTTATTTTTTTCTATATCTGAATCTGATTTTCAGGCAGGTGATTTCCGAGATAGAACTATTCCAATTTACATAACACAAATAGGTAAAGTATTTAAACTTTGTAAAAAACAAAATGTAGATAGGCTTTTGCTTTTAGGAAAAGTAAAAAAAGAAATAATTCTAAAAACATATCGTTATGATTTAAAAGCAATCACACTTTTGGCAAAAATGCTAAATCGAAATGATTATTCTTTTTTCGAAATAGCAGCAAAAGAGTTTGAAAAAGAAAAAATAACTATACTTTCACAAAAAACATTTCTAAAAAGTTTACTTCTTCCAGAGGGACGTTATACGAAATCAAAACTTTCAAAAGGTAAATTAGAAGATATTGAGTTCGGTATGAATATAGCATTTAACTTGGCGACTTTAGATATAGGACAGACAGTAGTAGTCACACAAAAGATGGTTCTTGCCCTTGAAGCAATCGAAGGTACGGATGAAACAATTATACGTGGCGGATTACTTTCTAGAAACAAAGGAGCTGTAGTTTGTAAAAGCACAAAACTTGGTCAAGATGAACGATTTGATCTTCCCGCGATTGGAATTGAAACTTTAGAAAATATGCAAAAGTCAGGCTGTGATACAATTGCAATTCGTGCAAACGAAACTATCGTAGTAAATCCGAAGGAATTTATATTGCAAGCAAACAAATTAAAAATTAATTTTATCAGTTATTCAAGTCCAGAGGCGAATAAATACAATGCAGAAAAAAAAATCTAATCCAATCACCAGAAGACCAATTTCAAAGAAAAAAAAATCAACTTCGATCTCCAAAAAAAATATACCTTCAAAAAAAAATGAGTCAATTCAGAATAAACCTCTAATCAATGAAAAAATATTAATAGTCTGCGGTGAACCTTCTGGAGACTTACTAGGATCCA
Coding sequences within it:
- a CDS encoding zinc ribbon domain-containing protein, encoding MPTYDYKCKTCDKVFEHFQAIKDDPLKECLCGDNGEVTRMISGGTGIIFKGSGFYVTDYKKTTSGDSSPSKSTTPTPTANTTPPAATPAPSSDK
- the lpxI gene encoding UDP-2,3-diacylglucosamine diphosphatase LpxI (LpxI, functionally equivalent to LpxH, replaces it in LPS biosynthesis in a minority of bacteria.) produces the protein MGRIAIIAGAGDLPHIAMREALAQGEDPLFFSISESDFQAGDFRDRTIPIYITQIGKVFKLCKKQNVDRLLLLGKVKKEIILKTYRYDLKAITLLAKMLNRNDYSFFEIAAKEFEKEKITILSQKTFLKSLLLPEGRYTKSKLSKGKLEDIEFGMNIAFNLATLDIGQTVVVTQKMVLALEAIEGTDETIIRGGLLSRNKGAVVCKSTKLGQDERFDLPAIGIETLENMQKSGCDTIAIRANETIVVNPKEFILQANKLKINFISYSSPEANKYNAEKKI